The Apodemus sylvaticus chromosome 4, mApoSyl1.1, whole genome shotgun sequence nucleotide sequence TGTTTTATGGTGAGCGTACCACTGGACATGACGGAGTGGACAAACTAAACTTTTGCAGCTGGATAGTTTTACGCAGTAAACTCTGTCAGCATCATTGTTGTAACAGTAAACTAAAATGCTTGTGTCAACAACATGCATTTTCTCTTGTTGAAACTTGGGAGGGAGCTACACCATCTACTCATTGGAGGTACCACTGCATAAAGAAGACGAGACCCGTGGACACTGTGGACACGGCATCTGCCTCTCAGATACACCGACTTACCCAGCAAAATCTGACATTgccttgcttttcaggtgtgggGTTAGCCAACAGAAAACTGGGAAACTTGGCCAAGCCCAGTGTGGTCATCAGCAAGAAGGGAGATTATATCACCATTAGAACTGAAAGTGCCTTTAAAAATACAGAGATCTCCTTCAAGTTGGGCCAGGAGTTTGACGAAACCACAGCTGACAACAGAAAAACCAAGGTAATCTGTAATGCTTGTTTTTCATGCAAGTTGGTCCAGTGAACTATTGGGAGCCAGGATTATTCCTTCTGGGAGTTAGGGACTTGGGGAATGGATGTGACTTGTTGAGACTCCTGTCATGAAAACGGACGTAAGTCAAGCACATGAACTTGTCTTTGTAGAGCATCGTGACTCTGGAGAGAGGCTCCCTGAAGCAAGTTCAGAAGTGGGATGGCAAAGAGACAACCATAAAGAGAAAGCTGCTGGATGGGAAAATGGTGGTGGTAAGAACGTTCCCAGTCCTCAGGGAATATACATTGCGTTGACTGTGCTTGTTGCAAAATGTCCCTTGGTCTTCAGAATAAAATAGACAGTAACACCAAGAATAAAGTCAAGAGTTAGTGCTTGAGtgaaaaaccatttttaaaaattcatatttgaGTCCTACAAGTGTCAAGTCAAGATTTTAAGTGGAAGTATCTAAACAATAAAGGTAATGAAAATATGGATGAATGCTACTTGTTTAAACTTACAACCAAAAAGTAAGCCTATACTTttgaagaaaaagtaaaatataacccTGGCATGTTCAATTATTAAATATTGTAGTAAAAGCACTTGGTTTTCAGGAGTTCATAGGAACTTACCCTAAACTACACCAAATAGCAATCTAAGCTCTAAGCTCTGGAGACCTCGTTTAGTTAGCAGATCAGAATGAGGCAAAGGAGTCCACCAGATGCACTGGAAGGGAATTTTAGGACTGTGTGTCGCATCTGTGCTCactaattaacacacacacacagaatatacaTACAGTCCTCtagtgaacatttcttttttttattcgatatattttttatttacatttcaaattatttccccttttctggctccccactccctgaaagtctcttccctccccctgttcccccatctactccttcccacttctctgttctggtattgccctacactgctgcactgagcctttccagaaccaggggccactcctcagttcttcttggacatcatttgatatgtgcattgtgtcttgggtattccaagttttttaagctaatatccacttattagtgagtgcataccatgattgatcttttgagactgggttacctcacttagtatgatgtctccagctccatccatttgtctaagaatttcatgaattcattgtttctaatggctgaatagtactccattgtgtatatataccacattttttgcatccattcctccgttgagggacacctgggttctttccagcttctggctattataaatagggctgctatgaacatagtggagcatgtgtccttattgcatgctggggattaATGTGCACTGGGTTTTAGCTTTTACTGCACAATAGATGTACAGGATTCAGTTCCAACAGGAGGTCCCCATTAGAGATCAGCCATGCCAAATCTCTCAGGGAGCTTATTTGGCTGTTCTTTGGGTAAGGCAAATGTGAAAACCATTTTGATATTAGTCACCATTCTCCTTGTGACCCAAACCAGCTAAAAGGCATCTTCAGAGAGAAGGACCCATTTTGGTCTGTAGTTAGAGGAGACACTGCCCATCGTGGCGGCGGGGAAGACATGACTGCAGGTGCTTGGGGCAGCTGGTGGCACACATCAGGAAGCAAGGAAAGCAGATACTAGTACCCAGCCCACTTCCTCTGCCTTAGGCTAATGCACAGTTCCTGGACCAGCACATCTCTACTTTAGCATGTGTCGGTCTTTAGGTCTCCCCACCTCAGCTAACCTGACATAGACCGTcgctcacagacatgcccagagctTTGATTTGTCTTTGTGATGGATGATTCTAGCTAACTTCCACAAAGCTGACAACCAACGTTACCCATTATTACTGTGACAATTTTTATCAGACTTAAATGTGCATAATTGTGCATAAAtctaaattgtaaataaaaactGCTGCTTGATCATGTATAACAGCACAAATCAATTTTAAAGGATTTTCTCACATTTCTATGTTGTAATTGTGAACTACTAGAAAGCTGACATCTAgatattttattcctccttaaATGTAATCTTGTGGGTTCATTGTAAAATGCTATATTATTGCAAATGTCTTGCTCTCtgacttgtattttaaaaagccaatctCTTCTTTTAAGGAATGTAAAATGAAGGGTGTGGTCTGCACCAGAATTTATGAGAAGGTCTAAGAAAAATCGTTGGATCATCCTAATGGCATTTGCTAATCTAAGACTGGAAATTATCCAGCAAGTCCTGAGTTCACTGCAGCTGGTTTGTCTGGTTTCTTCTGTACTTGTCATAATATGTTCTATAGTAAAGGTTTAGATGAGGATTAAcctaaaatattaatttagaCATTTTCCATTTTCATCCATGTCTTTACCAGGTTAATCCTTCTGTATTAACTAGACAAAAGACATTCATAAAAACCACTATTGTGAAGTGACAGCCTAAGCTGTGCTCATTCTGTTTTAAATAGTGATATAAAGAAGTACTCCAATACTAAAAGAAGGTAAGAGCTTTGTTCTGGGCAGAGATGATGGCTCTGGGGCCTGGACACTTTGGAGGCAgggaaaccaagaaaacaaagcaagaagaAGAGGTGCTTGAagctggggtgggtggggcttccttgtctcagcagcagcagcggtcTCCATTCCACGCGGCCAAAGTTCTGTAATGCACAAACAGTATGATGCACGGCTATTCCAGCCCCGAGCATGTGTGATGCGTGCATGTTCCTATGTGCGTGTACATCCCAACTGAGGCACACATGACTCCTCCATGTAGAAGGCTTCCTCATCTCCCTCCCCAGGGATATCAACCCATCAGGAGCAAGGACGGTTCCGATTTGGGCCTAGACTAGATTTGCTTAAAATAGCACCAAACCTCGtgcattcatttctctttacCTTTTAAAACCTAACATGATGGTTTCCAGGTTTATCCAGGTTAGCATCGCATGTAGgagtaatttatttctttttatttctgagtaTTTATTCCATTGTATAACTGCATCATTATAGTTATTCATCTTTCTCCTGAGACAATTGGGTTTTAACCGGTGCTTGTATACgatgaataaagctgctacaTTCCTGTACGAGGCTTTGAACATATGGCCTCGTTTGTGTTAGATAAGTAACTAGTCATAG carries:
- the LOC127682432 gene encoding myelin P2 protein isoform X2; protein product: MSSKFLGTWKLVSSEHFDDYMRALGVGLANRKLGNLAKPSVVISKKGDYITIRTESAFKNTEISFKLGQEFDETTADNRKTKSIVTLERGSLKQVQKWDGKETTIKRKLLDGKMVECKMKGVVCTRIYEKV
- the LOC127682432 gene encoding myelin P2 protein isoform X1, which gives rise to MSSKFLGTWKLVSSEHFDDYMRALGVGLANRKLGNLAKPSVVISKKGDYITIRTESAFKNTEISFKLGQEFDETTADNRKTKSIVTLERGSLKQVQKWDGKETTIKRKLLDGKMVVECKMKGVVCTRIYEKV
- the LOC127682432 gene encoding myelin P2 protein isoform X3, translating into MSSKFLGTWKLVSSEHFDDYMRALGVGLANRKLGNLAKPSVVISKKGDYITIRTESAFKNTEISFKLGQEFDETTADNRKTKECKMKGVVCTRIYEKV